The following are from one region of the Salmo trutta chromosome 20, fSalTru1.1, whole genome shotgun sequence genome:
- the LOC115155937 gene encoding tissue factor pathway inhibitor isoform X2 — protein sequence MAAMNSWLISCIVLVHSAYLGSCESDTEIDGAQPELFIFHELCALKKDEGPCKTLKERFYFEIDTGRCESFEFGGCRGNANNFETLEACEGMCLVSADKSPCHLNEAPGPCRGLVTRYFFDSQSQECKHFYYGGCFGNANNFKSMKACQARCQNPENANVAPKLDVTPKLEVTVPKPTSKPNVQPVKVTGEFALSASHMQQNHQHQATDFSPPEFCLSTIDKGTTCDREERRTERRYVYNPKTKRCHWLRNRGCGGSKNNFVLKRHCMKMCMKPNPTHKRKTIRIKKNTNILFQTV from the exons ATGGAGCCCAGCCCGAGCTCTTCATTTTCCACGAGTTGTGTGCCCTAAAGAAGGATGAAGGGCCCTGCAAGACGTTAAAGGAGCGCTTCTATTTCGAAATTGACACGGGCCGCTGTGAGTCCTTCGAGTTCGGTGGCTGCAGAGGCAACGCCAACAATTTTGAGACCTTGGAAGCGTGTGAGGGAATGTGCCTGGTGTCTG CTGACAAGAGTCCCTGTCACCTGAATGAGGCTCCGGGGCCATGCCGAGGTCTGGTGACGCGCTACTTCTTTGACAGCCAGAGCCAGGAGTGCAAGCACTTCTACTACGGAGGCTGCTTCGGCAACGCCAATAACTTCAAGAGTATGAAAGCGTGCCAGGCCAGGTGCCAGAACCCAG AAAACGCCAATGTGGCCCCTAAATTGGATGTGACTCCTAAATTGGAGGTCACCGTCCCAAAACCCACTAGTAAACCTAATGTACAACCTGTCAAAGTAACTG GTGAGTTTGCTTTAAGCGCCTCACACATGCAGCAGAATCATCAACACCAGGCCACAG ACTTCAGTCCTCCAGAGTTCTGTCTCAGTACCATTGACAAGGGCACGACgtgtgacagagaggagaggagaacggaAAGGAGATATGTGTACAACCCCAAGACAAAGAGATGTCATTGGTTGCGTAACAGGGGCTGTGGGGGCAGCAAGAACAACTTTGTCCTCAAGAGACACTGCATGAAGATGTGTATGAAGCCGA ATCCCACTCACAAAAGGAAGACCATCAGGATAAAGAAGAACACCAACATCTTATTTCAAACTGTCTAA
- the LOC115155937 gene encoding tissue factor pathway inhibitor isoform X1, with translation MAAMNSWLISCIVLVHSAYLGSCESDTEIADGAQPELFIFHELCALKKDEGPCKTLKERFYFEIDTGRCESFEFGGCRGNANNFETLEACEGMCLVSADKSPCHLNEAPGPCRGLVTRYFFDSQSQECKHFYYGGCFGNANNFKSMKACQARCQNPENANVAPKLDVTPKLEVTVPKPTSKPNVQPVKVTGEFALSASHMQQNHQHQATDFSPPEFCLSTIDKGTTCDREERRTERRYVYNPKTKRCHWLRNRGCGGSKNNFVLKRHCMKMCMKPNPTHKRKTIRIKKNTNILFQTV, from the exons CAGATGGAGCCCAGCCCGAGCTCTTCATTTTCCACGAGTTGTGTGCCCTAAAGAAGGATGAAGGGCCCTGCAAGACGTTAAAGGAGCGCTTCTATTTCGAAATTGACACGGGCCGCTGTGAGTCCTTCGAGTTCGGTGGCTGCAGAGGCAACGCCAACAATTTTGAGACCTTGGAAGCGTGTGAGGGAATGTGCCTGGTGTCTG CTGACAAGAGTCCCTGTCACCTGAATGAGGCTCCGGGGCCATGCCGAGGTCTGGTGACGCGCTACTTCTTTGACAGCCAGAGCCAGGAGTGCAAGCACTTCTACTACGGAGGCTGCTTCGGCAACGCCAATAACTTCAAGAGTATGAAAGCGTGCCAGGCCAGGTGCCAGAACCCAG AAAACGCCAATGTGGCCCCTAAATTGGATGTGACTCCTAAATTGGAGGTCACCGTCCCAAAACCCACTAGTAAACCTAATGTACAACCTGTCAAAGTAACTG GTGAGTTTGCTTTAAGCGCCTCACACATGCAGCAGAATCATCAACACCAGGCCACAG ACTTCAGTCCTCCAGAGTTCTGTCTCAGTACCATTGACAAGGGCACGACgtgtgacagagaggagaggagaacggaAAGGAGATATGTGTACAACCCCAAGACAAAGAGATGTCATTGGTTGCGTAACAGGGGCTGTGGGGGCAGCAAGAACAACTTTGTCCTCAAGAGACACTGCATGAAGATGTGTATGAAGCCGA ATCCCACTCACAAAAGGAAGACCATCAGGATAAAGAAGAACACCAACATCTTATTTCAAACTGTCTAA